In Mustela erminea isolate mMusErm1 chromosome 7, mMusErm1.Pri, whole genome shotgun sequence, the genomic stretch GATCAAAGAGCTGGAGACAAGCAGAGGAATTCCTAGGACTGTGGCTGACAGAATTGaatactcttttttcttaaaaatagggcactcatttctttttttgtaactcCCCAGAAGATGTGTATACATTACTGGGTTTGTGACCATTCTCCTCCAAGAGTTGGCTGGGCCATCTCTGGATGGCAGTGCCATCAGGGCTGACCTCAAAAGGCAGGGTGAACTGTCAGCAGGTGTACAGGTCTTCCTTCCTCACTGATTCATTCAAAAAGGATTTATTCAGCCTGATTGCAGACACACTAGAGCCCAGCCTTTCCTCAGAAGTCCACGCATTGGAGTGGAGAAAAGGACTGACAGATTCTTAACCTGCAGGCCAGCATCTTTACTTACTTTGCTCTCTCCCTAGGCTCTCCGTTCTCATTCAGGGGATCCAGCCCAAGTGGCCTCTGGGAGGTTTTCCCTGCCTGAACAGCCTAAGTTTCATGGCCCCTAGTAGCCCCACTTCTCTACTGCTGAGAAAGGGTGCTTGGGCTTCTGTGAGGGACTAGGGGAGGTGATAATGTCTGTCTCACCAACCCATCAAGATAAAACACAGCTACCAAACTGGCGGGAGCCCcctctctacccccacccccggccctgcCTTCAGAAGGGGCTATTTGCAGGGTCAGAAAGGGCTGGGGAAATTGGATAGTGAAAGTGGACAAGAATTTGGGGAAGGAAGTCACATATTACTGATGCTGACTGCCTCCCTCTTCCATGGTTCACCCTCTTCAGACTGAGGCTTCTGAGAACTTTGAAGGAGGGGGTGGTGGCTTTAGTGGGGAGAGACCATTCCCTTCGTTTTTTTATCTTCCTGCCCAGATGCCCAAATACCGTTCGCAGTTCCCTGGAGAGAAAAGaccccctcaccctgcctcaGGCGCAGGGCTGCAGCCCATCTGCTGGTGAGAAAGGAGGGGCAGTCTTTCCCAGGAGATCCTGGAGAATCAACTGGAAGATCCGTGCACCGAGGGAGACCCATCTACTAGACTTGGAAGGCATTTCGGCTTACACGGGTAACAAGACGACTGGAGCTGAGCaccagagtggggtgggggctaGGGGCTAGGGCTGACCCAGCAGGGTGGGGTCCTTTGGCCACCACGTGTCCAAGGCAGGCCGAGCGGCTCATCCGTGCCCACCGTCTCGGAATGGTAGGAACAACCCCCCTCCCTGCGCCCAGTCTCACCGGCTCGGAGGCGCCAGGGCCCccccggggccggggcgggccggggAAGGTAATGTAATTCCGACCCAGCTAACCCGATTATGGCGGCCTGCACCgggccgggcggcggcgggggcgggtcTAAAGCGCAGGGGCCCGCCGGGCCCGGGTCCCATCCCGGGAAGGACGCAGAGTTCACACACTCCCAGCTCCTGGGTTCCCAGCCAGAGGTCACAAGGTCACGGAGCGCCTTCAgtctttccccacctcccatccctgACACACTCCAGGCACAGTTTCTGGAGTTGGGTGGGTGAAGGGCCTGTGGAAAATGACGCGGCTGAGACCGCCGAAGGCTTCAGTGAGGACCCCCGTGTCGCCTGTGGCGATTTTGTCCTCTCGCCTTTGAGGGGGAAGTGTTTGAGAACTGACTTCCTAGGCGCAGAATGGAGCGGCAGAGTCCCTCGTTGGTGGTCCCTTGTGGGGAGCGGAACGCCACCCCCAGGCTCTCATCCGCCTGACTTAGCCTGGGTTGAGCCAATGGTACGCTTTACACCGATTTCAGAAAATCGAAATTCTAAGAAACACAGGGCACTGGTTATTGGGATTCGGGGAAGAAGGTAGGGCCCCTACGGCAGAGGCCGGGAGGTGCGCCAGGGTGGCTGGCCTGGAGTGGTTGCTCCCCGCCCTAGCCCACCAGACGCGCCCCGCCACCCCCTTCCCACACCTGTCCTCTTCCCGAGCCTCCAAATCGCCGGCGCCGTTCCCAACCGCTTCCCATCACAGCCAGGAAGCCACAACGAGATTTGGTCTTCGAGGGCACTTAGGCGGGGGCCACAACGAATCTGGGAGTCGGCAAGCAGGACCCATCGCGAGGCGAAAATTGGGGGCTGTGGGAGAAGACACCTGCGAGGAAGCCGGTGAGGCCGAGGAAGCCCAAAGGCGGAGGCCGGCGAGGATGGAGTTGCTGTGCGCATCTCGCCTGACTCAGCGCGCAGTAGCCCTTGCTCCGGCCCCTCCCGTGCTGAACCTGGTTCCTAACACCCTTGCCACCTCCCCCCTTATCCCCACCATCCCCGCCCGCCAGTCGTCCCGGCGTTTGGCTCAAACAGGCGTCTCTTTCCCTTTAACGGGTacggccccgcccctgccctacccccagcccccactaCCCACCCAGTGCTGATCTGTCAGTCACTGCCCCATCCCCAGCCGGCCAACCCTCTCCACCCCGGACTCGGGCAGAGGCCCTGGCAGCCCAGCGTCCATCTGCGCCTCAGGGACAGCAAGGCCCTCCTGGGGCCCCCCGCCGGTCGCCCTTCCCCGGGATGCGAGTCCCTGCGCCGACGCCCGGCAGAGGCCGGCACGGGCGCGGCTACTCCCCGTGCACAGGGATGAAGCTGTCCCGGGGGCCCCGGAGACCCGCAGCGGCCAGCCCCGCGGGCCCCTGAGGCTGCCGCCCGGAACGCTCGGCTACTGGGTTCCCAGAGTTGCCTGGGGCAACCTCCCCCACCGCCAAAACTCCTGTGGTCCTCCTTGACCCGGACCCATGGAGCCGGCGGTCCTGGCCTCGCACAACCTCCCGCACCACGAGCCAATCAGCTTTGGCATCGATCAGATCCTGAGCTGCCCGGAACCCCCCGGGAGCGGCCTAGGCCCCGGTCGCGCCGGCCAGGGCCATGCGGAGAGTGCACCGTTCTCGGGTGGATTTCACGCAACCTCAAGCTACGGTCCCGCGGGTTCGCTGGCCCCGCTACCTGGCAGCTCAGGCATGGGCCCAGGCGGCGTGATCCGTGTCCCGGCGCATCGTCCAATGCCAGTGCCTCCGCCCGCGGGAAGCGCGCCAGCAGTGCCTGGACCCTCGGGCTTGGGCGGAGCCGGGGGCCTAGCCGGACTCACCTTCCCTTGGATGGACAGCGGCCGCCGCTTTGCCAAGGACCGGCTCACGGGTGAGATTGCCCGACCCTCCAGCGTCCAGCCCCACATTGACCCCTTTTCCTCATCTTTGATCCTTCTGCTCCGACTCAAGTTCCCCGTACGCTCCCCGCCCGGATCATCCCAGGGGATCCTCCCCCAACATGTTTCTCTTGGTCCTGATGCTCAGAAAGGCAATGGGGAGGGAGCTGCCGTCGATGTCCGCGCCCTCCTTTGCAGCCCACAGTCCACACTGCGGGTAGGGCAGGGTGAAGTTCCGGGGGCTGTCTCTTCCTCACCCAAGGGGGAGGGCCATTTCTTCCGAGGCCCTTTCTTGTCTGGAGGCCTTTGCTGGGATGGCACCCGGCTTCGGACACCTAGAAGGGCCGCCCTGAAAACCCTgccctgtttcttcttcctccccgTAGCTGCACTCTCGCCGTTCTCCGGGACGCGGCGCATAGGTCACCCCTACCAAAACCGGACCCCCCCGAAGCGGAAGAAGCCGCGCACGTCCTTCTCCCGCTCGCAGGTGCTGGAGCTGGAGCGGCGCTTCCTGCGCCAGAAGTACTTGGCCTCGGCGGAGAGGGCAGCGCTGGCTAAGGCCCTGCGCATGACCGACGCACAGGTCAAGACTTGGTTCCAGAACCGGCGCACCAAGTGGCGGTGAGGCTTGGGGCGAGCGAGGGCTCGCGGGAGGCGTCAAGTGGTGGCACGGCACGGCACGGCACGGCACGGCGCGGGGCTGGGTTGGAACCGCGGGCCCGGCCGGTGACGAGGCGCGGGGTGGGCGCGGGGTCGGCGAGGGCCGGCCTAGCTGACCCCGCGTTTCCGCTCGCCTAGGCGCCAGACGGCGGAGGAGCGCGAGGCGGAGCGGCACCGCGCCGGCCGGCTGCTCCTGCACCTACAACAGGATGCCCTACCGCGGCCTCTGCGGCCGCCGCTGCCCCCGGACCCACTCTGCCTGCACAACTCGTCGCTCTTCGCGCTGCAGAACCTGCAGCCCTGGGCCGAGGACAACAAGGTGGCTTCCGTGTCCGGGCTCGCCTCGGTGGTGTGAGCGACGCCTGCCCGAGCGGCCGAGAGCTCTCTAACGGACGGAGGCGCCGCGCGGAGTGCCCGGCCCAGGACCATGGAGCGCGCGGCTGACCACGCCGTGGTGCCGTGGTTCCGTGGTAGCGGAGCTGGTGAGGAGGATCTGGCTTTGAGGCTGTCATCGAGGGCTCCACGGCCGCCGCGGGCTCCCAGGCTTGCGTTTCGAGGTTGTGCCGCGCGTTTAGACGTGGCCTTTCCCGCCATTTTCCACTTAACTGCGGTCGCAAGGCAGATGGAACCCGAGGAGCCCAGAAGGCGGGACTTGCGGTATGGTAGCCAatgaggtgaggggagggggcggaCTGGCCAATGGGAGCTGCTCTCCCGGGGACTTTGGATTCTTCGGAGGGTGGGTTCAAGCTGGGGTTCTGGACGCACAGAGCAGCCTAACGGTGGTGCTGGGAAGGGACGGCAGCAGCGTCCCTTCAAAGGGCACCTTCCTTCAAAGGTGCGAAGGAAGGACAACAGTGACAGCGGAATCATGGAAGAGGAGCTAGAGGGCAAGGGTCTGACTGTGACAGGAACCAGAGGGTTATCCACACGGGGCATCTcattcttcaactgtaaaataatCGCTAAGGATACCTTTCTGACTTTGAACCTCATGTTGTGTGTGTTCAACCTGCTGACTCCCCTCCTCCTTGAGCCTCACAACATGCCTGGGTGGCAGGCAAGACGGATACTAATACACCCTACGAAGCAGAGAATCTGGGAACACTAATACGGCTCTAGTCTCCCGTGGGGACAGACGGGGAAACGGGGAGGCACTGGATAAAATTAATGGACCCCGTGGAGTTAGGGTGAGCAGATTTTGGCAAAAAACTAGGACTATCCAAGAAGAAGCAAAGATAATTCCATGGTTGGAGATGTagaggatggggagagagatgGTGGTGTGGATAATGAAGGGGAAATTGAAAGATTAGAGCAAGATAACTACAGGCAAAACTGAACGCCAGACCTAAAAAGAATACATTCTGGAAAAGTGCTTTTGGGGCAGGTTGGGTGACATCCACATAGGATGGATATGGAGATAGATGGAATGATGAGAACAGATAGACTCTCCAAGGGAAGACACTCTGAGGAGTTCTGAGGATTAAATCTTTCTTTCCACCAATTTCTACAAACACATGTACAATGTACAagatgatgaaaaatataaaaattaatgatttaaatgaagaaaagggaaaggagtaCTCAGCTGGGGGAAAAGGAAAGCATGATGTCTCTGAAGTTGTTAGAAAAGCTTCAGCATGCTGGTGGGCTAGGGGCTGCTGGGAAGCTTGTTGGTGGAAAATTGAAAGTTGGGGGATGGCTTCAATAGCCTTAAGGTTTAAGAAGGAGCTGGATCTAAGTTGTATGTGGAAAACAGGAAAGATTTTGTCTGATTTCTTATAGCACTCTCATTCTTCCTCCCCGGTAGGTGGGAGCAAGATAAAGGCAAGTAAGCTTGGGGCAGGGTGAGACCATCTGTACTCAAACTACACATTTTCTGGGTTAGTGACAGCCAGGTCATTTATACCGCAAAGGGTTGCCCACATGTGGGGCCAGGCAAGAAGATGTTGCTGGAGGAGTTGGATGATACTGTGTCATCTCTAACTCATGGATCCTGTATGTGCTGCTGCAGAATCAAACTAAAATTTGGCACCACAGAGAAAGAACTTTTATAGATCAAAATGAAGTACACAAAGGTGGGTTTGGCATaagttgggggtttggggggtacaTCAGTCATTCTCCAATAAATAGAAGAAGGCTAAGGAAAGGGTCCAACCATATGTATACCGTGGCTTACCCAGTCTCCTCTATTCTCAGTCCACCATTTCTTGAGACTCAGGTTTTAGGATTTACATTTGACCCTAACCTTTGGTTGGCTACCTCAGTGCTAGCCTGAGAGAGGATCTAATGCCTTCAGATGAGCTCAGTTCCACTCCTTAGGCAGGTCACTGCAGGACACAGGCATCGCCAAACTCTTGGGTGGAGGAGGATTCACTCTCTACTGAAGAATCTGCCATTCCTTCTCTCAGCTGATTCAAGAGGTCTCTGCTCTCGCTGGGAGGCAAGTTACTCAGGAAGTATGGAGGGGCCAACTCTACCAGCctgacagagagagtcacaatTAGGTGATTTCTGTACCCTCTCTTATAATGTAGATTCTTAAACTTCTTCCCATTCCTTCCACAAACGCTGTGCCCTTGAATCATATGTCACTACAGACTACTAAGATATCCTCTTCTCCTTAAGGCTCTCTAACTCCCCAGTCATAATTTTGGCCCCAAGAAGAGGAATAGGCAATGTAAGAGGGGCATCAGGGAACTCACATCTGTGGTTGAATCTCAGAAACAATGGAAAGGCAGTTGTCTTTGGAAATGGAGAAAGTGTGGTAAAGAACCCATGGCGGGGGTCTGGT encodes the following:
- the TLX2 gene encoding T-cell leukemia homeobox protein 2 isoform X2, translating into MEPAVLASHNLPHHEPISFGIDQILSCPEPPGSGLGPGRAGQGHAESAPFSGGFHATSSYGPAGSLAPLPGSSGMGPGGVIRVPAHRPMPVPPPAGSAPAVPGPSGLGGAGGLAGLTFPWMDSGRRFAKDRLTAALSPFSGTRRIGHPYQNRTPPKRKKPRTSFSRSQVLELERRFLRQKYLASAERAALAKALRMTDAQVKTWFQNRRTKWRRQTAEEREAERHRAGRLLLHLQQDALPRPLRPPLPPDPLCLHNSSLFALQNLQPWAEDNKVASVSGLASVV
- the TLX2 gene encoding T-cell leukemia homeobox protein 2 isoform X1 — its product is MEPAVLASHNLPHHEPISFGIDQILSCPEPPGSGLGPGRAGQGHAESAPFSGGFHATSSYGPAGSLAPLPGSSGMGPGGVIRVPAHRPMPVPPPAGSAPAVPGPSGLGGAGGLAGLTFPWMDSGRRFAKDRLTGEIARPSSVQPHIDPFSSSLILLLRLKFPVRSPPGSSQGILPQHVSLGPDAQKGNGEGAAVDVRALLCSPQSTLRVGQGEVPGAVSSSPKGEGHFFRGPFLSGGLCWDGTRLRTPRRAALKTLPCFFFLPVAALSPFSGTRRIGHPYQNRTPPKRKKPRTSFSRSQVLELERRFLRQKYLASAERAALAKALRMTDAQVKTWFQNRRTKWRRQTAEEREAERHRAGRLLLHLQQDALPRPLRPPLPPDPLCLHNSSLFALQNLQPWAEDNKVASVSGLASVV